Proteins from one Rosa chinensis cultivar Old Blush chromosome 7, RchiOBHm-V2, whole genome shotgun sequence genomic window:
- the LOC112177257 gene encoding 60S ribosomal protein L15-1 codes for MGAYKYVSELWRKKQSDVMGFVQRVRCWDYRQHPSIVRVTRPTRPDKARRLGYKAKQGYVIYRVRVRRGGRKRPVAKGIVYGKPTNQGVTQLKFQRSKRSVAEERAGRKLGGLRVLNSYWINEDSTYKYFEVILVDVAHTVIKKDPRINWIVNPVHKHRELRGLTSAGKKYRGLRGKGHNYHKNRPSRRATWKRNNTLSLRRYR; via the exons ATGG GAGCTTACAAGTATGTGTCGGAGCTATGGCGGAAGAAGCAATCTGATGTGATGGGGTTCGTCCAGAGGGTTCGCTGCTGGGACTACCGTCAGCATCCTTCGATTGTACGAGTCACAAGGCCCACCCGCCCTGACAAGGCTCGCCGTCTCGGCTACAAGGCCAAGCAG GGATATGTTATCTACCGTGTCCGTGTGAGGCGTGGTGGTCGCAAGAGGCCAGTTGCCAAGGGTATTGTGTATGGTAAGCCCACCAACCAGGGAGTTACTCAACTAAAGTTCCAACGCAGCAAGAGGTCTGTTGCTGAGGAGCGTGCTGGGCGTAAGTTGGGTGGCCTTAGGGTTCTCAATTCCTACTGGATCAATGAG GATTCTACCTACAAGTACTTTGAGGTTATTCTCGTTGATGTTGCTCACACAGTCATCAAGAAAGACCCAAGAATCAACTGGATCGTCAATCCTGTTCACAAGCACAGAGAGCTTCGTGGTCTCACATCTGCTGGGAAGAAATACAGGGGACTGCGTGGAAAGGGCCACAATTACCACAAGAATCGTCCTTCTCGCAGGGCAACCTGGAAGAGAAACAACACCCTCTCCCTTCGTCGCTACCGTTGA